A single genomic interval of Drosophila virilis strain 15010-1051.87 chromosome 2, Dvir_AGI_RSII-ME, whole genome shotgun sequence harbors:
- the PKD gene encoding serine/threonine-protein kinase D3 isoform X1, giving the protein MEGPEVTFLFQFGSIRDAVCVPVNALTLKSLKDLACDFINTKIPDSGLTYLSERILLFIHDYSTPNVLHIINSAAEVVDETLVEIVLTASPILYPTSEMPTLKPHSLNVHSYKAPTFCDFCGEMLFGLVRQGLKCDGCGQNYHKRCVVKIPNNCNRSTDATSQRSFTLQPPRSPSGSSQQSLLSNEESTGRHDSSSSLNIPGYTGRHQRTHSASSRNGQMVLRIPHTFMVHTYGIPTVCQHCKKLLKGLFKQGLQCRDCQYNTHKKCMDKVPQDCTGETQLSQLQAEISDGTPRKERDNFFREEFDDSDFEDGPQTEYAKYNKASSGTNLVAGRPREPPKALTNAHNSPPELVNGGMDGSSSSTAGDTKSSDGQSEQSQSSSSSSPSANIPLMRIVQSVKHTKKRGGQAIKEGWLVHYTSMDKALKRYYWRLDSKTITLFISEQGSKYHKELPLADLLSIKTNRDPRPESNYCFELCTANLNYYVGQDPQLGVGVDHAVRLPPPDSGIGTDIAKSWETSIRQAYVHVTNTQCCESEEQVQDMGQLYQIFPDEVLGSGQFGVVYGGVHKKTKREVAIKVIDKLRFPTKQEAQLKNEVAILQNITHCGVVNLERMFETPERIFVVMEKLKGDMLEMILSHSRGRLSERVTKFLITQILIALKYLHSQNIVHCDLKPENVLLSSDAEFPQVKLCDFGYARIIGEKSFRRSVVGTPAYLAPEVLRNKGYNRSLDMWSVGVIIYVSLSGTFPFNEEEDINDQIQNAAFMYPPNPWKEISSNAIDLINNLLQVKQRKRYTCDKSLMHYWLQDKQTYRDLRNLETQVGLGRYLTHEADDVRWDSAGDI; this is encoded by the exons ATGGAGGGGCCGGAGGTAACATTTCTCTTTCAATTTGGCAGCATTCGCGATGCAGTCTGTGTGCCGGTAAATGCGCTCACGCTTAAATCGCTCAAGGATTTGGCATGTGACTTCATCAACACCAAG ATACCAGATAGCGGACTCACATATCTGTCAGAGCGCATACTGCTCTTCATACATGACTATAGCACACCCAATGTGCTGCACATTATCAATTCCGCCGCGGAAGTTGTGGACGAGACATTGGTGGAAATTGTATTAACAGCCAGTC CCATACTGTATCCGACATCGGAAATGCCAACACTGAAGCCGCATAGCCTGAACGTGCACTCCTATAAGGCGCCCACATTCTGTGATTTTTGTGGCGAGATGCTGTTTGGTCTGGTGCGTCAAGGACTCAAATGTGATG GCTGTGGTCAAAACTATCACAAACGATGTGTGGTGAAAATACCCAACAATTGCAACCGGTCTACTGATGCCACATCGCAACGTTCGTTCACATTGCAGCCGCCCCGCAGCCCATCCGGCAGCTCACAGCAGTCGCTTCTCTCCAACGAGGAGTCGACGGGTCGTCATGACTCCAGCAGTTCATTG AACATACCAGGATATACCGGCCGTCATCAGCGCACTCACTCCGCCAGCAGCCGGAACGGTCAGATGGTGCTCCGGATTCCACACACCTTCATGGTGCACACATACGGCATACCCACGGTCTGTCAGCACTGCAAGAAACTGCTGAAGGGCTTGTTCAAGCAGGGCTTGCAATGCCGTGACTGCCAGTACAATACTCACAAGAAGTGCATGGATAAGGTGCCGCAGGACTGCACCGGCGAGACGCAGCTCAGTCAATTGCAGGCGGAGATTAGCGATGGGACGCCGCGCAAGGAGCGCGACAATTTCTTTCGCGAGGAGTTCGATGACAGCGATTTTGAAGATGGTCCACAAACTGAATATGCCAAATATAACAAAGCCAGCAGCGGCACAAATCTGGTAGCTGGACGACCAAGGGAGCCACCCAAGGCCTTGACCAATGCACATAACTCACCACCGGAGCTAGTCAATGGTGGCATGGATggtagcagtagcagcacTGCGGGTGATACCAAATCCAGCGATGGCCAGTCGGAGCAGTCGCAATCCTCATCCTCCTCTTCACCTAGCGCCAATATACCCCTCATGCGCATTGTGCAGTCTGTGAAGCACACAAAGAAACGTGGTGGCCAGGCCATCAAGGAGGGTTGGCTGGTGCACTACACCTCCATGGACAAGGCGCTGAAACGCTACTATTGGCGGCTGGACTCCAAGACCATAACGTTGTTCATATCGGAGCAGGGCAGCAAGTACCACAAGGAACTGCCCCTCGCCGACCTACTTTCAATCAAAACAAATCGTGATCCGCGACCCGAAAGCAACTACTGCTTTGAGCTGTGCACCGCCAATCTGAACTACTACGTGGGCCAGGATCCTCAGCTGGGCGTGGGTGTGGATCATGCCGTACGCCTGCCACCGCCGGACAGTGGCATCGGCACAGACATAGCCAAGAGCTGGGAGACCAGCATACGCCAAGCCTACGTGCATGTGACCAACACGC AATGCTGCGAATCGGAGGAACAGGTGCAGGACATGGGTCAGCTGTATCAGATCTTTCCCGACGAAGTGCTCGGCTCCGGTCAGTTCGGTGTCGTCTATGGGGGTGTCCACAAGAAGACCAAGCGGGAGGTGGCCATCAAGGTAATCGACAAGCTACGCTTCCCCACCAAACAGGAGGCACAGCTGAAAAACGAGGTGGCCATACTCCAAAACATAACCCACTGTGGCGTCGTTAATCTGGAGCGTATGTTCGAAACACCGGAGCGCATATTTGTGGTCATGGAGAAGCTTAAGGGTGACATGCTGGAGATGATACTCTCGCATTCACGCGGCCGTCTCAGCGAGCGTGTGACCAAGTTTCTGATCACACAAATCCTGATTGCCCTGAAGTATCTGCACTCCCAGAACATAGTGCATTGCGATCTGAAGCCGGAGAATGTGTTGCTCTCTTCGGATGCTGAATTTCCGCAGGTGAAGCTCTGTGATTTTGGCTATGCGCGCATCATTGGCGAGAAATCCTTTAGACGTTCGGTTGTGGGTACGCCCGCCTATCTGGCGCCCGAGGTGTTACGCAACAAGGGCTACAATCGCTCGCTGGACATGTGGAGCGTCGGTGTCATCATCTATGTGAGCCTCAGCGGCACATTTCCCTTTAACGAGGAGGAGGATATTAACGATCAGATACAGAACGCGGCATTCATGTATCCGCCAAATCCATGGAAGGAGATCTCCTCGAATG CCATTGACCTAATCAACAACCTGCTGCAGGTGAAGCAGCGCAAACGCTACACATGCGACAAGAGTCTGATGCACTATTGGCTGCAGGATAAGCAGACATACAGGGATTTGCGTAATTTGGAGACGCAAGTGGGCCTGGGGCGCTATCTCACCCATGAGGCAGACGATGTGCGCTGGGACAGCGCTGGTGACATTTGA
- the PKD gene encoding serine/threonine-protein kinase D1 isoform X2 produces MVLRIPHTFMVHTYGIPTVCQHCKKLLKGLFKQGLQCRDCQYNTHKKCMDKVPQDCTGETQLSQLQAEISDGTPRKERDNFFREEFDDSDFEDGPQTEYAKYNKASSGTNLVAGRPREPPKALTNAHNSPPELVNGGMDGSSSSTAGDTKSSDGQSEQSQSSSSSSPSANIPLMRIVQSVKHTKKRGGQAIKEGWLVHYTSMDKALKRYYWRLDSKTITLFISEQGSKYHKELPLADLLSIKTNRDPRPESNYCFELCTANLNYYVGQDPQLGVGVDHAVRLPPPDSGIGTDIAKSWETSIRQAYVHVTNTQCCESEEQVQDMGQLYQIFPDEVLGSGQFGVVYGGVHKKTKREVAIKVIDKLRFPTKQEAQLKNEVAILQNITHCGVVNLERMFETPERIFVVMEKLKGDMLEMILSHSRGRLSERVTKFLITQILIALKYLHSQNIVHCDLKPENVLLSSDAEFPQVKLCDFGYARIIGEKSFRRSVVGTPAYLAPEVLRNKGYNRSLDMWSVGVIIYVSLSGTFPFNEEEDINDQIQNAAFMYPPNPWKEISSNAIDLINNLLQVKQRKRYTCDKSLMHYWLQDKQTYRDLRNLETQVGLGRYLTHEADDVRWDSAGDI; encoded by the exons ATGGTGCTCCGGATTCCACACACCTTCATGGTGCACACATACGGCATACCCACGGTCTGTCAGCACTGCAAGAAACTGCTGAAGGGCTTGTTCAAGCAGGGCTTGCAATGCCGTGACTGCCAGTACAATACTCACAAGAAGTGCATGGATAAGGTGCCGCAGGACTGCACCGGCGAGACGCAGCTCAGTCAATTGCAGGCGGAGATTAGCGATGGGACGCCGCGCAAGGAGCGCGACAATTTCTTTCGCGAGGAGTTCGATGACAGCGATTTTGAAGATGGTCCACAAACTGAATATGCCAAATATAACAAAGCCAGCAGCGGCACAAATCTGGTAGCTGGACGACCAAGGGAGCCACCCAAGGCCTTGACCAATGCACATAACTCACCACCGGAGCTAGTCAATGGTGGCATGGATggtagcagtagcagcacTGCGGGTGATACCAAATCCAGCGATGGCCAGTCGGAGCAGTCGCAATCCTCATCCTCCTCTTCACCTAGCGCCAATATACCCCTCATGCGCATTGTGCAGTCTGTGAAGCACACAAAGAAACGTGGTGGCCAGGCCATCAAGGAGGGTTGGCTGGTGCACTACACCTCCATGGACAAGGCGCTGAAACGCTACTATTGGCGGCTGGACTCCAAGACCATAACGTTGTTCATATCGGAGCAGGGCAGCAAGTACCACAAGGAACTGCCCCTCGCCGACCTACTTTCAATCAAAACAAATCGTGATCCGCGACCCGAAAGCAACTACTGCTTTGAGCTGTGCACCGCCAATCTGAACTACTACGTGGGCCAGGATCCTCAGCTGGGCGTGGGTGTGGATCATGCCGTACGCCTGCCACCGCCGGACAGTGGCATCGGCACAGACATAGCCAAGAGCTGGGAGACCAGCATACGCCAAGCCTACGTGCATGTGACCAACACGC AATGCTGCGAATCGGAGGAACAGGTGCAGGACATGGGTCAGCTGTATCAGATCTTTCCCGACGAAGTGCTCGGCTCCGGTCAGTTCGGTGTCGTCTATGGGGGTGTCCACAAGAAGACCAAGCGGGAGGTGGCCATCAAGGTAATCGACAAGCTACGCTTCCCCACCAAACAGGAGGCACAGCTGAAAAACGAGGTGGCCATACTCCAAAACATAACCCACTGTGGCGTCGTTAATCTGGAGCGTATGTTCGAAACACCGGAGCGCATATTTGTGGTCATGGAGAAGCTTAAGGGTGACATGCTGGAGATGATACTCTCGCATTCACGCGGCCGTCTCAGCGAGCGTGTGACCAAGTTTCTGATCACACAAATCCTGATTGCCCTGAAGTATCTGCACTCCCAGAACATAGTGCATTGCGATCTGAAGCCGGAGAATGTGTTGCTCTCTTCGGATGCTGAATTTCCGCAGGTGAAGCTCTGTGATTTTGGCTATGCGCGCATCATTGGCGAGAAATCCTTTAGACGTTCGGTTGTGGGTACGCCCGCCTATCTGGCGCCCGAGGTGTTACGCAACAAGGGCTACAATCGCTCGCTGGACATGTGGAGCGTCGGTGTCATCATCTATGTGAGCCTCAGCGGCACATTTCCCTTTAACGAGGAGGAGGATATTAACGATCAGATACAGAACGCGGCATTCATGTATCCGCCAAATCCATGGAAGGAGATCTCCTCGAATG CCATTGACCTAATCAACAACCTGCTGCAGGTGAAGCAGCGCAAACGCTACACATGCGACAAGAGTCTGATGCACTATTGGCTGCAGGATAAGCAGACATACAGGGATTTGCGTAATTTGGAGACGCAAGTGGGCCTGGGGCGCTATCTCACCCATGAGGCAGACGATGTGCGCTGGGACAGCGCTGGTGACATTTGA
- the LOC6632911 gene encoding uncharacterized protein, whose protein sequence is MQQLVAKLCLLLALSHFSLTEWVEISHSHSQPIEASKQVKQLPVEGNVSPEGFTTPSAVWIEYQRERFGLSNSQSNPLIVSDAGGLKHTSQIVVPNGSQVIHARTKLVVRNSSSMPPVEVDLVVTPKVETTSRRHSSHVESAEDADGIVETATEPSDTDVDDDELQLPSMQGFIKFLKKMQVGWIKKSALNFESKIKLLKQLRDTFMKVIEQQFSVLWQPTERHRRRRRSLLDESNLDFPPEAALMSINFLTFAVFLIKLVLVS, encoded by the exons ATGCAACAGCTTGTGGCCAAGCTGTGCCTGCTCTTGGCACTGTCCCATTTCAGTCTAACAGAGTGGGTGGAGATAtctcactcgcactcgcaGCCAATTGAAGCCTCCAAGCAGGTCAAGCAACTGCCCGTTGAAGGAAATGTAAGTCCCGAGGGTTTCACCACGCCCAGCGCTGTGTGGATCGAGTATCAGCGCGAACGATTTGGACTGAGCAACAGTCAAAGCAATCCGCTCATAGTCAGCGATGCAGGCGGGCTAAAACACACTTCTCAAATTGTGGTCCCAAACGGCAGTCAGGTGATACATGCCAGGACCAAGCTGGTGGTGCGGAATAGCTCTAGCATGCCGCCAGTGGAAGTGGATTTGGTGGTTACACCCAAAGTCGAAACGACATCACGCCGTCACTCGTCGCATGTGGAGAGTGCTGAGGATGCAGATGGCATTGTGGAGACGGCCACCGAACCGTCAGATACCGATGTAGATGATGACGAGCTGCAATTGCCCAGCATGCAGGGTTTTATAAAATTTCTGAAAAAAATGCAAGTCGGCTGGATAAAGAAATCAGCGCTCAACTTTGaaagcaaaattaaattactgAAGCAACTACGCGATACTTTCATGAAAGTTATTG AGCAACAGTTCTCGGTGCTGTGGCAGCCAACGGAGCGTCacagacgacgacgacgcagCCTGTTGGATGAATCCAATTTGGATTTTCCACCGGAAGCAGCACTTATGAGCATTAATTTTCTGACATTTGCAGTTTTCTTAATAAAACTGGTGCTGGTGAGttaa
- the Polr1E gene encoding uncharacterized protein Polr1E, producing the protein MDEKTLIETVHKRKKDAYLPTMLNFQNGSLGASSNFCLVESKNNRNPRKRALVMAGVNTYVGDLQDSEEFDTYICVRNKTTNKATIVPVQQALLSNHIYEKMEKLENRPMLSKEHATKKLLKEFGGRKASRYVANHEQMMVNVDVMRKDLDETVQSSVRQNGEDEEDNSLPEVDANNAEYLATIVPKCDKAATKVSEIYDVEDVVPQSLLDRLDEEANSVYSTPLETLPIESDYLRDCIKRIQDKEVTTKQDILNLKLIIYMDALQSLIALRKRQMKHVELSRITEKVENDVRHRFADPNVAKSFTRTSFSTEKALTHFIVLALLISEKHEVDVNILSRILRTSKDRIIAYAHIVNARPKARSDMLSLRLPSTVPALTSSRRFQRKK; encoded by the exons atggaTGAGAAAACATTAATTGAAACTGTACACAAACGCAAAAAAGATGCATATTTACCCACAATGC TAAATTTTCAGAACGGCTCGCTCGGCGCCAGCtctaatttttgtttggttgaaagcaaaaacaatcGAAATCCACGCAAGCGCGCATTGGTCATGGCCGGTGTTAACACCTATGTGGGGGATCTGCAGGACAGCGAAGAGTTTGATACGTATATTTGCGTGCGCAACAAAACCACAAATAAAGCAACAATCGTGCCTGTGCAACAAGCGCTGCTGTCCAATCACATCTACGAGAAAATGGAGAAGCTGGAGAACCGACCAATGCTAAGCAAAGAGCATGCCACGAAGAAGCTGCTCAAGGAATTTGGCGGACGCAAGGCATCCCGCTATGTGGCCAATCACGAGCAAATGATGGTCAATGTGGATGTGATGCGTAAAGATTTGGATGAAACCGTGCAGAGTTCTGTGCGCCAGAATGGCGAGGATGAAGAGGATAATAGCTTGCCCGAGGTGGACGCAAACAATGCGGAATACTTGGCCACCATTGTGCCCAAGTGTGATAAGGCGGCAACAAAAGTAAGCGAAATTTACGACGTGGAGGACGTGGTGCCGCAATCCCTATTGGATCGCCTGGACGAAGAAGCCAACAGTGTATACTCGACGCCATTGGAGACACTGCC CATCGAGTCGGACTACTTGCGCGATTGCATCAAGCGTATACAGGATAAAGAAGTTACCACGAAACAGGACATCCTCAACCTTAAATTGATTATATACATGGATGCGCTGCAATCGCTAATCGCGCTGCGCAAACGACAAATGAAACATGTTGAACTGTCGCGCATCACGGAAAAGGTGGAGAACGATGTACGACATCGTTTTGCCGATCCCAATGTTGCCAAATCTTTTACACGCACCAGTTTTAGCACAGAGAAGGCGCTCACCCATTTCATTGTGCTTGCCCTGCTCATCAGCGAGAAGCATGAAGTGGACGTCAATATACTCTCACGCATTCTGCGTACATCCAAGGATCGCATCATTGCCTATGCTCACATTGTAAATGCCCGTCCTAAAGCCCGCTCGGATATGCTATCACTGCGGCTGCCCAGCACTGTGCCCGCGCTGACGTCTTCCAGGCGCTTTCAGCGCAAGAAATAA
- the Dlc90F gene encoding dynein light chain Tctex-type produces the protein MDDSREESQFIVDDVSKTIKEAIESTIGGNAYQHDKVNNWTGQVVENCLTVLTKEQKPYKYIVTAMIMQKNGAGLHTASSCYWNNDTDGSCTVRWENKTMYCIVSVFGLAV, from the coding sequence ATGGATGACTCACGCGAGGAAAGCCAATTTATTGTAGATGATGTGAGCAAAACAATTAAAGAGGCAATCGAGTCGACTATCGGAGGCAATGCGTACCAGCACGATAAGGTAAACAACTGGACCGGCCAGGTGGTTGAGAATTGCCTGACTGTGCTGACCAAGGAGCAGAAGCCATACAAATACATTGTCACCGCCATGATTATGCAAAAGAATGGCGCCGGCTTGCATACGGCCAGCTCCTGCTATTGGAACAACGATACCGACGGCAGCTGCACAGTGCGCTGGGAGAATAAGACCATGTACTGCATCGTTTCCGTTTTCGGCCTGGCTGTCTAG
- the Dph2 gene encoding 2-(3-amino-3-carboxypropyl)histidine synthase subunit 2 has product MTASAFSSLDTAALERQTELTAELPVIFEQIWNETHKKVSSNWIRQNGYKRICLQFPDDYLPHSNAISTYLQTALAAEECKIFILADTTYGSCCVDEIAAAHVEADSMIHFGNACRSKASRLPVLYLYPVLSIELATILQQLATLQPECGEREVCVYLDIGYQHLHEQPPASGVLAEGEDTLYNQLRDVLQPKKLLIEPYPPPAEDCIESKQSAESDNAERICIFVGADNQRFANLSLTTKAFQWHILDGATGTLSAKNPLTAQYIRRRYYYIEKCKDAQTLGLIVATLSAVGYLDVVTRLQEMAKSRGIKTQLISVGRINPAKLANFLEIDCFVLIGCPFNNMYNSKEYYKPIVSVFEAEMALNPAWHMKYPEAYVTDFKQLLPKGRSFLPFDAQAVQPQDVSLVSGRMRGGTGCDETLDVNNTTVATQAKMALMTTDTGLTFEDRTWQGLDPALGQTEPAKLQQGLSGIPIKYSHD; this is encoded by the exons ATGACAGCATCTGCCTTTTCCAGCCTGGATACGGCGGCGTTGGAGCGCCAGACAGAATTGACAGCTGAATTGCCGGTAATATTTGAACAAATCTGGAACGAGACGCACAAAAAAGTTAGCAGCAACTGGATACGACAAAATGGTTATAAGCGG ATCTGTCTGCAATTCCCAGATGATTATCTGCCACACAGCAATGCCATCAGCACCTATCTACAGACAGCTCTGGCAGCAGAGGAGtgcaaaatattcattttagcAGACACCACATATGGCAGCTGTTGCGTGGATGAAATAGCTGCGGCTCATGTGGAGGCAGACAGCATGATTCATTTTGGCAATGCTTGCCGCAGCAAAGCAAGTCGCCTACCGGTACTTTATTTGTATCCGGTGTTGTCGATAGAGCTGGCAACAATACTGCAACAGCTAGCTACTCTGCAGCCGGAGTGCGGTGAACGAGAGGTTTGCGTCTACCTGGACATAGGTTATCAGCATCTGCACGAGCAGCCGCCAGCAAGTGGCGTGCTGGCGGAGGGCGAAGATACGCTTTATAACCAGCTGCGCGATGTGCTGCAGCCCAAGAAGCTGCTCATTGAGCCATATCCACCACCGGCTGAAGACTGCATCGAGAGCAAGCAATCAGCAGAGTCCGACAATGCCGAGCGTATTTGCATTTTCGTGGGTGCCGATAATCAACGTTTCGCCAATTTGTCGCTAACTACTAAAGCGTTCCAGTGGCACATACTGGACGGTGCCACTGGCACACTGAGTGCCAAAAATCCGCTAACAGCTCAATATATACGCCGACGCTATTACTACATAGAGAAGTGCAAAGATGCACAGACCTTGGGTCTTATTGTGGCCACTTTGAGCGCTGTCGGTTATTTGGACGTGGTGACGCGTTTGCAGGAAATGGCAAAGAGTCGTGGCATCAAGACCCAGCTGATTTCCGTTGGTCGCATAAATCCCGCCAAACTGGCCAACTTTCTGGAGATTGATTGCTTTGTGCTAATTGGTTGTCCCTTTAACAATATGTATAATTCCAAGGAGTACTACAAGCCCATTGTATCCGTCTTCGAGGCAGAAATGGCGCTGAATCCAGCTTGGCATATGAAATACCCGGAGGCGTATGTTACAGATTTCAAGCAATTGCTGCCCAAGGGTCGCAGCTTTTTGCCATTTGATGCGCAGGCTGTGCAGCCACAGGATGTGAGCCTGGTCAGCGGACGTATGCGAGGCGGTACTGGCTGCGATGAGACACTCGATGTAAACAATACCACGGTGGCTACACAGGCAAAAATGGCTCTGATGACAACCGACACGGGTCTAACGTTTGAGGATCGCACTTGGCAGGGCTTGGATCCAGCTTTGGGACAAACCGAACCAGCCAAATTGCAGCAGGGTCTCAGCGGCATACCGATCAAATACTCGCACGACTAG
- the UQCR-C1 gene encoding mitochondrial-processing peptidase subunit beta has translation MALRVLGATQNIRTYMRGVDLIKRYKSALTVKKTLLNIPATQVTKLDNGLRVASEDSGASTATVGLWIDAGSRSENDKNNGVAHFLEHMAFKGTAKRSQTDLELEVENMGAHLNAYTSREQTVFYAKCLSKDVPKAVEILADIIQNSKLGESEIARERSVILREMQEVESNLQEVVFDHLHATAYQGTPLGQTILGPTKNIQSIGKSDLTDYIQTHYKASRIVLAGAGGVKHDELVKLADQSLGRLEASLLPAEVTPCRFTGSEVRVRDDSLPLAHVAVAVEGCGWTDQDNIPLMVANTLVGAWDRSQGGGANNASNLARASAEDNLCHSFQSFNTCYKDTGLWGIYFVCDPLQCEDMIFNVQTEWMRLCTMVTEAEVERAKNLLKTNMLLQLDGTTPICEDIGRQILCYNRRIPLHELEQRIDAVSVQNVRDVGMKYIYDRCPAVSAVGPVENLPDYNRIRSSMYWLRV, from the exons ATGGCGTTGCGTGTACTTGGAGCAACGCAAAATATCCGCACATACATGCGCGGCGTTGACCTCATCAAG CGCTACAAGTCGGCTTTAACCGTCAAGAAGACGCTGTTGAACATACCCGCTACGCAGGTGACTAAGCTGGACAATGGCCTGCGTGTCGCTAGCGAGGATTCCGGCGCCTCCACTGCCACCGTTGGACTCTGGATTGATGCTGGTTCCCGTTCCGAGAATGATAAGAACAATGGTGTTGCTCACTTTCTTGAGCACATGGCCTTCAAG GGCACTGCCAAGCGTTCCCAAACCGATCTGGAGCTTGAGGTTGAGAACATGGGTGCTCACCTGAACGCGTACACTTCTCGGGAGCAGACCGTGTTCTACGCCAAGTGCTTGTCCAAGGATGTACCCAAGGCAGTTGAGATTTTGGCTGATATCATTCAGAATTCTAAGCTGGGCGAGTCCGAGATTGCGCGCGAGCGTTCGGTCATTCTGCGCGAGATGCAGGAGGTGGAAAGCAATTTGCAGGAGGTGGTCTTTGATCACTTGCACGCTACCGCTTACCAGGGCACTCCCTTGGGCCAGACCATTCTCGGCCCTACCAAGAACATTCA GTCAATTGGCAAATCCGATTTAACCGATTACATTCAGACCCACTATAAGGCATCGCGCATTGTTTTGGCTGGTGCTGGTGGCGTCAAGCACGACGAACTGGTTAAGTTGGCGGATCAGTCTCTTGGCCGCTTAGAGGCTAGCCTTCTACCAGCAGAAGTGACCCCATGTCGCTTCACCGGCTCTGAGGTGCGCGTGCGTGACGATTCGCTGCCATTGGCTCACGTAGCAGTCGCTGTTGAGGGATGCGGCTGGACCGATCAGGATAACATCCCATTGATGGTGGCCAACACTTTAGTTGGTGCTTGGGACCGATCCCAGGGCGGCGGCGCCAATAATGCATCCAACCTAGCGCGCGCCAGTGCCGAAGACA ATTTGTGCCACAGCTTCCAGTCGTTCAACACCTGCTATAAGGATACTGGCCTCTGGGGCATCTACTTCGTTTGCGATCCATTGCAGTGTGAG GATATGATCTTCAACGTGCAAACCGAATGGATGCGTCTGTGCACCATGGTCACCGAGGCAGAGGTTGAGCGCGCCAAGAACTTGTTGAAGACAAACATGCTGCTGCAATTGGATGGTACCACACCTATTTGCGAGGACATCGGTCGCCAGATTCTGTGTTATAATCGCCGCATCCCGTTGCATGAGCTGGAGCAGCGCATCGATGCCGTCAGTGTGCAGAATGTGCGCGACGTGGgcatgaaatatatttatgacaGATGCCCCGCTGTGTCCGCCGTTGGGCCCGTTGAGAATCTGCCCGACTACAACAGAATTCGCTCCTCCATGTACTGGTTGAGGGTTTAG
- the CycC gene encoding cyclin-C: MAGNFWQSSHSQQWILDKQDLLRERQNDLLALSEDEYQKIFIFFANVIQVLGEQLKLRQQVIATATVYFKRFYARNSLKNIDPLLLAPTCILLASKVEEFGVISNSRLISICQSAIKTKFSYAYTQEFPYRTNHILECEFYLLENLDCCLIVFQPYRPLLQLVQDMGQEDQLLTLSWRIVNDSLRTDVCLLYPPYQIAIACLQIACVIMQKDSTKQWFAELNVDLDKVQEIVRAIVNLYELWKDWKEKDEIQILLSKIPKPKPPPQR; this comes from the exons ATGGCCGGCAACTTCTGGCAAAGCTCGCACTCACAGCAATGGATACTCGACAAGCAGGATTTGCTGCGAGAACGCCAAAACGATTTGCTGGCGCTCAGCGAGGACGAGTATCAaaagatatttatattctttgcCAATGTAATTCAAGTACTTGGAGAGCAACTGAAACTGCGGCAACAAGTTATTGCCACGGCAACTGTTTATTTCAAGCGCTTTTATGCGCgtaattcattaaaaaatattgatcCTCTATTGCTTGCGCCCACCTGCATACTGCTAGCATCCAAAGTGGAGGAGTTTGGCGTCATTTCCAATTCGCGCCTCATCTCCATTTGCCAGTCCGCCATCAAGACCAAGTTCAGCTATGCCTACACGCAGGAGTTTccctatcgcacaaatcacaTACTCGAGTGCGAGTTTTATTTACTGGAGAATCTTGACTGTTGCCTGATTGTGTTCCAGCCGTATCGGCCCTTGCTGCAGCTGGTGCAGGATATGGGTCAAGAGGATCAGTTGTTGACGCTTAGCTGGCGCATTGTTAACGACTCGTTGCGCACCGATGTCTGTCTTCTCTATCCGCCGTATCAG ATCGCAATTGCCTGTCTGCAAATCGCCTGCGTCATAATGCAAAAGGATTCCACCAAGCAATGGTTCGCTGAGTTGAACGTGGATTTGGACAAGGTGCAGGAGATAGTGCGCGCTATTGTCAATTTGTATGAACTGTGGAAGGACTGGAAAGAGAAGGACGAAATTCAAATACTTCTGTCCAAGATACCCAAACCCAAGCCGCCGCCACAACGatga